A stretch of the Tardiphaga sp. 709 genome encodes the following:
- a CDS encoding tripartite tricarboxylate transporter substrate binding protein: MSNNKKGRWFVVAAAFAASLFAAAPGEAQQYPDRNITMVVPFPPGGTTDIVARILTEQLSTELGKQVVIENRGGASTSIGAQVVAGADKDGYTLLFASATTFTTNPHLLASIKYRLEDFAPVAMVVKVPFAFVVKKDFPAVDVAAFRAYALANPSKVNNATNGPGSTVHLMGEIVARGLGVKLQHVHYRGAAPAMNDMLAGIVDSNVEALTNTVPNHKAGMYRALAVLSEERLPQLPDVPTFKELGFPSIVGATWFAVFAPAGTPQPVLDRLRAAITRIVRTPEFAKKMEPIGNQPWPMTPAELETHVKSERDRLGKLIREANITVD; encoded by the coding sequence GTGAGCAACAACAAGAAGGGGCGATGGTTTGTTGTCGCCGCGGCCTTTGCCGCATCGCTGTTCGCCGCAGCACCAGGGGAGGCGCAGCAATATCCCGATCGCAACATCACGATGGTCGTGCCATTTCCGCCCGGCGGAACGACCGACATCGTTGCGCGCATCCTCACCGAACAGCTCAGCACCGAACTCGGCAAGCAGGTGGTGATCGAGAATCGCGGTGGCGCCAGTACGTCGATCGGTGCGCAAGTCGTGGCCGGTGCCGACAAAGATGGTTACACGCTGCTATTCGCCAGTGCGACGACCTTCACGACCAACCCGCATCTGCTGGCCTCCATCAAATACAGACTGGAGGATTTCGCGCCGGTTGCGATGGTGGTGAAGGTGCCGTTTGCCTTCGTCGTGAAGAAGGATTTTCCGGCGGTCGACGTCGCGGCGTTTCGTGCCTATGCGCTGGCCAATCCAAGCAAGGTCAACAACGCCACCAATGGGCCGGGCAGCACGGTGCATTTGATGGGCGAGATCGTCGCCCGCGGACTCGGCGTGAAGCTGCAGCATGTTCACTATCGCGGTGCCGCGCCGGCGATGAACGACATGCTCGCAGGCATAGTCGACAGCAATGTGGAAGCGCTGACCAATACGGTGCCGAACCACAAGGCGGGCATGTACCGCGCGCTGGCCGTCTTGTCCGAGGAGCGTCTTCCGCAATTGCCTGATGTGCCGACCTTCAAGGAGCTCGGATTCCCTTCGATCGTCGGCGCGACATGGTTCGCGGTGTTCGCGCCCGCTGGTACACCGCAGCCGGTTTTGGACAGGCTGAGGGCCGCCATCACCCGCATCGTCAGGACGCCGGAATTTGCAAAGAAGATGGAGCCGATCGGCAATCAACCATGGCCGATGACGCCGGCGGAACTCGAAACTCATGTGAAGAGCGAGCGCGACCGCCTGGGCAAGCTCATTCGCGAAGCCAACATCACGGTCGACTGA
- a CDS encoding group III truncated hemoglobin, protein MTQTSEIGFTSFQPSLNEENIALLVQTFYGRAREDDLLGPIFNGAVTDWDHHIAQISDFWSSMMLKTGRYNGRPMRPHLVLPLTGEHFDRWLLLFEQTAREIFPAEVTEAFMIRARRIADSFEMGVASVRGEIVKPRHSI, encoded by the coding sequence ATGACGCAGACCTCTGAAATCGGCTTTACCAGCTTCCAGCCCTCCCTGAATGAAGAAAATATCGCGCTTCTGGTGCAGACCTTTTACGGCCGCGCACGCGAGGACGATTTGCTGGGGCCGATTTTCAACGGCGCGGTGACCGACTGGGATCATCACATCGCGCAGATCAGCGATTTCTGGTCGTCGATGATGCTGAAGACCGGCCGCTACAATGGCCGGCCCATGCGTCCGCATCTCGTGCTGCCGCTGACGGGCGAACATTTCGATCGCTGGCTTTTGCTGTTCGAACAGACCGCGCGCGAGATATTTCCGGCTGAGGTCACCGAGGCCTTCATGATCCGCGCGCGCCGTATCGCCGACAGTTTCGAGATGGGCGTTGCCTCGGTACGCGGCGAGATCGTCAAGCCGCGGCACAGCATTTAA
- a CDS encoding class II aldolase/adducin family protein, with amino-acid sequence MNAAVSSPAVKVVRSVQDQVSPEEWQSRVNLAACYRLTAMYGMTEMIANHISCRVPGTEDQFLINPYGMLYEEIDASSLVKIDLDGNTLFNASDYAVNAAGFVIHSAIHMARHDVDCVAHTHTVAGMAVSAMECGLLPVAQTCMRFLHVAYHDFEGIADNPEERERLITHLGNHEAMVLRNHGLLVVGKTIAAAFNVLFRMERACQVQVAALSCNTKLITPPQKVLQDTYDRMKPRDNVPGLSGELAWPALLRKLDRVDPSYRN; translated from the coding sequence ATGAATGCAGCCGTCAGCTCACCCGCCGTGAAAGTCGTCCGTTCGGTGCAGGATCAGGTCAGCCCCGAGGAATGGCAGTCGCGTGTCAATCTCGCGGCCTGTTATCGTCTGACAGCGATGTACGGCATGACCGAGATGATCGCCAACCACATCTCCTGCCGCGTGCCGGGAACGGAAGACCAGTTCCTGATCAATCCCTACGGGATGCTCTATGAAGAGATCGATGCGTCGAGCCTCGTCAAGATCGACCTCGACGGCAACACACTGTTCAACGCGTCGGACTACGCCGTGAATGCCGCGGGCTTCGTGATCCATAGTGCCATCCACATGGCGCGTCACGATGTCGATTGCGTCGCGCATACCCATACGGTTGCCGGCATGGCCGTATCGGCCATGGAATGCGGGTTGCTGCCGGTGGCGCAGACCTGCATGCGCTTCCTTCATGTCGCCTATCATGACTTCGAGGGCATCGCCGACAATCCAGAAGAGCGGGAACGACTGATCACGCATCTCGGCAATCACGAGGCGATGGTGCTGCGTAATCACGGCCTGCTGGTGGTGGGCAAGACCATCGCCGCCGCTTTCAACGTGCTGTTCCGGATGGAGCGAGCCTGTCAGGTTCAGGTTGCAGCGCTATCGTGCAACACCAAGCTCATCACGCCGCCACAGAAGGTCCTGCAGGACACTTACGACCGCATGAAGCCGCGCGACAATGTTCCGGGCCTCAGCGGCGAACTCGCCTGGCCGGCACTGCTCCGCAAGCTCGACCGGGTCGATCCGTCCTATCGCAACTGA
- a CDS encoding CPBP family intramembrane glutamic endopeptidase → MLLAPGLAIHWGFLPFEYRIPALLLVSVLCIALCLLAGFSVAELGLSRPSDIRHWLFCAAITAGIAAIMVAQTRFLTFDHKPPVWLSFAPFYVLVSSPCQEVVCRSIPKLMTDRLQVRPWTYVIYSSAVFSLIHIAYGDNVLLLNTFLVGIVWGFAYLRMRNIWPVILSHAAIGTLAFSLGLA, encoded by the coding sequence TTGCTGCTGGCGCCCGGCCTCGCCATACACTGGGGGTTTCTGCCGTTCGAATACCGCATTCCCGCGCTGCTGCTGGTCTCCGTGCTGTGTATCGCGCTGTGCCTGCTGGCCGGCTTTTCTGTTGCAGAACTTGGCCTTAGCCGTCCCTCTGACATCAGGCACTGGCTGTTCTGTGCCGCGATCACGGCAGGCATTGCGGCGATCATGGTCGCGCAAACGCGGTTCCTGACTTTCGACCACAAGCCACCGGTCTGGCTCAGCTTTGCGCCGTTCTATGTCCTGGTCTCGAGCCCTTGCCAGGAAGTCGTGTGCCGATCGATTCCGAAACTGATGACCGATCGGCTGCAGGTCAGGCCCTGGACTTATGTGATCTATTCCTCGGCGGTGTTCTCGCTGATCCACATCGCCTATGGCGACAATGTGCTGCTGCTCAACACATTCCTGGTCGGCATTGTCTGGGGTTTCGCCTATCTGCGGATGCGGAACATCTGGCCGGTGATCCTGTCACATGCCGCCATCGGCACGCTGGCCTTCTCGCTCGGGCTGGCCTGA
- a CDS encoding helix-turn-helix domain-containing protein, which produces MPEALLSARSGEFPTFETSDFAGEGSFYFDLVRLEDRDDIPRGFLHRHNYYHLLWMTRASGTHTLDFAHFDVRDHAVFFLSPGQVHAWTSSVKPHGYVLNFSTDFFARMFPRADDVAKLPFFQPARGNSVLYLTQAQHDDMLPLLREMECEARDRQPGFPDVVRACLLILLTRLSRLCPDNEPAGGVGPHQALARRFAMLVETHYLRFGTIGQYAEALGVSERQLNDAVKRTVARTASQVVQERVMLEAKRWLSNTETGIAEIAFRLNIEDPAYFARFFKKQTGLTPGGFRRKHCRPLD; this is translated from the coding sequence TTGCCCGAAGCTCTCCTCTCCGCCCGCTCCGGCGAGTTTCCAACCTTTGAAACCTCGGATTTCGCTGGCGAAGGCTCGTTCTACTTCGATCTCGTACGACTGGAGGACCGCGACGATATCCCGCGCGGTTTCCTGCACCGGCACAACTACTACCATCTGCTCTGGATGACCCGGGCGAGCGGCACGCACACACTCGACTTCGCCCATTTTGACGTGCGCGACCACGCGGTGTTTTTCCTTTCGCCGGGCCAGGTCCATGCCTGGACGTCATCGGTCAAGCCTCACGGCTACGTGCTGAACTTCAGCACCGACTTCTTCGCGCGGATGTTTCCGCGCGCCGACGATGTCGCGAAACTTCCTTTCTTCCAACCTGCGCGCGGCAACAGCGTGCTCTATCTCACGCAGGCCCAGCATGACGACATGCTGCCGCTGCTCCGCGAGATGGAATGCGAGGCACGCGATCGCCAGCCGGGATTCCCCGATGTGGTGCGGGCCTGCCTGCTGATCCTGCTCACGCGCCTGAGTCGTCTGTGCCCCGACAACGAGCCCGCCGGTGGTGTTGGTCCACACCAAGCGCTCGCGCGCCGTTTCGCGATGCTGGTGGAAACGCACTACCTGCGCTTCGGAACCATCGGCCAGTACGCCGAGGCGCTTGGCGTGAGCGAGCGCCAGCTCAACGATGCGGTCAAGCGAACTGTGGCGCGCACAGCCAGTCAGGTGGTGCAGGAACGCGTGATGCTCGAAGCCAAGCGCTGGCTCAGCAACACTGAAACGGGCATTGCCGAGATCGCGTTCCGCCTCAATATCGAGGATCCGGCCTACTTCGCGCGCTTCTTCAAGAAGCAGACCGGCCTCACGCCGGGCGGCTTCCGGCGGAAGCATTGCCGTCCGCTGGACTGA
- a CDS encoding MEKHLA domain-containing protein — translation MTPATPPAFALDTSFFKLLSGSYLRTVGKPLLAPVQDAAWLYSDAPFAVLAHSTAADPVFVYANKTAQRCFEYGWDEFITIPSRLSAEGPNRDERQRLLDAVAHNGFIDNYRGLRIAKSGRRFWIEGGIVWELRDENGERRGQAALFTSWTDV, via the coding sequence GTGACCCCTGCGACGCCGCCTGCTTTCGCTCTCGATACATCCTTCTTCAAGCTCCTCAGCGGGAGCTATCTCCGCACTGTCGGGAAGCCCCTGTTGGCGCCTGTGCAAGATGCAGCGTGGCTCTACAGCGACGCACCGTTCGCGGTGCTCGCGCATAGCACTGCGGCCGATCCGGTCTTCGTCTATGCCAACAAAACCGCACAGCGCTGCTTCGAATATGGCTGGGATGAATTCATCACCATCCCCTCGCGGCTGTCGGCCGAAGGACCGAACCGCGACGAACGCCAGCGCCTGCTCGACGCCGTCGCGCACAACGGCTTCATCGACAATTATCGCGGGTTGCGGATCGCGAAGTCCGGCCGGCGCTTCTGGATCGAAGGCGGCATCGTCTGGGAACTGAGAGACGAGAACGGCGAGCGACGCGGTCAGGCGGCGCTGTTCACGTCATGGACGGATGTGTGA
- a CDS encoding MFS transporter, with protein sequence MSDTPAQTVGAPPTKRSFAALHHPGFRAQFITYVLAMMADNIEHVISYWVVFQKFQSPALGGFAIVSHWLPFLLFSVTSGALAERFDPRRVIQCGMALFILASLGWGYFFVTDTLQMWQAMVLLVIHGCAGVLWQTPNQMLLYDVVGAADLPSAVRLNAMARYLGVMVGPAVGGVILLALGPAYGIMLNTIFYLPLVLWLINAPYGPRFRTGAPAPQRAVRGFADIVQTMRDVRHRPVIVSMIALAGAASFFVGNAYSSQMPSFAHDLGHGDPGMSYSMLLAADAAGGLLAGLALEGRQLLAPKPRTAIILALLWCGALAIFALTGHYAIALVFLFAAGFLELSFNAMAQSLVQLDAPWTSAVASSACSIWRAWVCAPLAASRSA encoded by the coding sequence ATGAGCGATACCCCAGCGCAGACCGTCGGTGCACCGCCCACCAAACGATCCTTCGCGGCGCTCCATCACCCGGGCTTTCGCGCCCAGTTCATCACCTATGTGCTGGCCATGATGGCCGACAATATCGAGCATGTGATCAGCTACTGGGTGGTGTTTCAGAAATTCCAGTCGCCGGCGCTCGGTGGTTTCGCCATCGTCTCGCACTGGCTGCCGTTCCTGCTGTTCTCGGTCACGTCTGGCGCGCTGGCGGAGCGTTTCGACCCTCGGCGCGTGATCCAGTGCGGCATGGCGCTGTTCATTCTGGCGTCGCTGGGCTGGGGCTATTTCTTCGTCACCGACACCCTGCAGATGTGGCAGGCCATGGTCCTGCTGGTGATCCATGGCTGTGCCGGCGTGCTGTGGCAGACACCGAACCAGATGTTACTTTACGATGTCGTCGGTGCCGCCGACCTGCCCAGCGCGGTGCGTCTGAACGCCATGGCGCGCTATCTCGGCGTGATGGTTGGCCCCGCGGTCGGCGGCGTGATCCTGCTCGCGCTGGGACCGGCCTATGGCATCATGCTCAACACCATCTTCTACCTGCCGCTGGTGCTGTGGCTGATCAACGCGCCCTATGGTCCGCGCTTTCGCACCGGCGCGCCCGCGCCTCAGCGCGCTGTGCGCGGCTTTGCGGACATCGTCCAGACCATGCGCGACGTTCGCCACCGGCCGGTGATTGTCTCCATGATCGCGCTGGCTGGCGCGGCATCGTTCTTCGTCGGCAACGCCTATAGTTCGCAGATGCCGAGCTTCGCCCACGATCTCGGTCATGGCGATCCCGGCATGTCCTACAGCATGCTGCTGGCGGCTGACGCAGCCGGCGGATTGCTTGCCGGCCTGGCGCTGGAGGGCAGGCAATTGCTGGCGCCGAAGCCGCGTACGGCGATCATTCTGGCGCTGCTCTGGTGCGGTGCGCTCGCGATCTTTGCGCTGACCGGTCACTACGCGATCGCACTGGTGTTCCTGTTTGCAGCGGGATTTCTTGAATTGTCGTTCAACGCCATGGCGCAGAGCCTCGTACAGCTCGACGCCCCCTGGACAAGCGCGGTCGCGTCATCGGCCTGTTCAATATGGCGAGCTTGGGTCTGCGCGCCTTTAGCGGCATCTCGGTCGGCGTGA
- the blaBJP gene encoding BJP family subclass B3 metallo-beta-lactamase, whose product MKTLAGAICALALFAGNAQAQTVKDFLAQVMVKWTAPFEPFQLIDNIYYVGTDGIAVYIIKTSDGLILMDTGVPQSTGMIKEHIAKLGFKETDIKIILNSHAHFDHTGGFSEIKKDTGAQLIAGLRDKPLLESGTYPGDETNTDIGFPPVKVDRTVTEGDKVTLGGTTLTAHATPGHSPGCTSWEMTVKDGSENREVLFFCSGTVALNRLVGNPTHAGIVDDYRSTYAKAKAMKIDVLLGPHPEVYGMQAKRAAMKDGAPNPFVKPGELATYAATLEQDFDKQLAKQTAALQNGK is encoded by the coding sequence ATGAAGACGCTGGCAGGAGCCATCTGCGCTCTGGCGCTATTTGCAGGCAACGCGCAGGCACAGACGGTGAAGGATTTTCTGGCGCAGGTCATGGTCAAGTGGACCGCCCCCTTCGAGCCGTTTCAGCTGATCGACAACATCTATTACGTCGGCACCGATGGCATCGCGGTCTATATCATCAAGACATCCGACGGCCTGATCCTGATGGATACGGGCGTCCCGCAATCGACGGGGATGATCAAGGAGCACATCGCAAAGCTCGGTTTCAAGGAAACCGATATCAAGATCATCCTCAACAGCCACGCCCATTTCGATCACACCGGCGGTTTTTCCGAGATCAAGAAGGACACCGGCGCGCAGCTGATCGCAGGCTTGCGGGACAAGCCGTTGCTCGAGAGCGGCACCTATCCGGGCGATGAAACGAACACCGATATCGGTTTCCCGCCGGTCAAGGTCGATCGCACCGTCACCGAAGGCGACAAGGTCACGCTCGGCGGCACCACGCTGACGGCGCATGCGACACCCGGTCATTCGCCGGGCTGCACGAGCTGGGAGATGACCGTGAAGGACGGCAGCGAGAACCGTGAGGTCCTGTTCTTCTGCAGCGGCACCGTGGCGCTGAACCGGCTGGTCGGCAATCCGACCCATGCCGGCATCGTCGACGATTATCGATCGACCTATGCCAAGGCCAAGGCGATGAAGATCGACGTGCTGCTCGGGCCGCATCCGGAAGTCTATGGCATGCAGGCCAAGCGCGCGGCGATGAAGGACGGCGCGCCGAACCCGTTCGTGAAACCGGGCGAGCTTGCCACTTACGCTGCAACACTCGAACAGGATTTCGACAAGCAGCTCGCCAAACAGACGGCGGCGCTGCAGAACGGCAAATAG
- a CDS encoding MOSC domain-containing protein, with product MLAFPSDSPLGRLLAAPTRSGRVTWLGLRPARRAPMLTPSSVRLIAQHGINGDRYDSTHDGPRQVTLIAAEDLAAIAAFLGQTGIAPDLLRRNVVTSGINLLALKDRRFRLGAALLEVSGDCAPCSRMEEVLGPGGYNAVRGHGGITARIIEGGDVAIGDVVERAE from the coding sequence GTGTTGGCATTCCCATCTGACAGTCCACTCGGTCGATTGCTGGCCGCTCCGACGCGATCGGGGCGGGTGACCTGGCTCGGCCTGCGACCAGCGCGCCGGGCGCCAATGCTCACGCCGTCGTCGGTGAGGTTAATCGCGCAACACGGCATCAATGGCGATCGGTATGACTCGACCCATGACGGGCCGCGACAGGTCACGCTGATCGCGGCGGAGGATCTCGCGGCCATCGCAGCATTTCTCGGCCAGACCGGAATTGCGCCGGATCTCCTGCGCCGGAATGTCGTGACGTCAGGGATAAATCTGCTGGCGCTGAAAGACCGCCGCTTTCGCCTCGGTGCAGCATTGCTCGAAGTGTCAGGCGACTGCGCGCCATGCAGCCGTATGGAGGAAGTGCTGGGGCCCGGCGGTTACAATGCCGTGCGGGGCCATGGCGGCATCACGGCGCGAATCATCGAAGGCGGTGATGTTGCGATCGGCGACGTAGTGGAGCGCGCCGAGTGA
- a CDS encoding GFA family protein, which yields MELACPCNAVKLRISADPIAHFWCHCADCQTVHGAAYVAEAVYPADGVEVVEGDTTSFALKTTPRLSCAKCATRLIIELDGIGMRSINGYLLGDAFKPSLHINCSEAIAPVRDGLPHYATMPAAFGGEDRFVDW from the coding sequence ATGGAACTAGCTTGCCCTTGCAACGCCGTGAAGCTCAGGATTTCAGCCGACCCCATCGCCCATTTCTGGTGCCACTGCGCAGACTGCCAGACCGTCCACGGTGCGGCCTATGTGGCCGAAGCCGTCTATCCGGCTGACGGTGTCGAAGTCGTTGAGGGCGATACAACGTCGTTCGCGCTGAAGACGACCCCGCGCCTCAGCTGCGCAAAATGTGCCACCCGCCTGATCATCGAACTCGACGGAATCGGCATGCGCAGCATCAACGGCTATCTGCTCGGCGACGCCTTCAAGCCGAGCCTGCATATCAATTGCAGCGAAGCAATTGCTCCGGTCCGGGACGGCTTGCCACACTACGCCACCATGCCGGCTGCATTCGGCGGCGAAGACCGGTTCGTCGACTGGTAG
- the yghU gene encoding glutathione-dependent disulfide-bond oxidoreductase: protein MTDAPYTPPKVWTWDKENGGKFASTNRPIAGPTHEKELPTGKHPFQLYSLATPNGQKVTIMFEELLAAGHTGAEYDAWLIRIDGNQFGSGFVDVNPNSKIPALIDRSGDKPFRVFESGAILVHLAEKFGAFLPKDGEARAETLSWLFWQMGSAPFLGGGFGHFYAYAPTKIEYAIDRYAMETKRQLDVLDRQLTNNEFIAGKDYSIADMAIFPWYGGLAENAIYGDAGTFLDVQSYKNLQRWTGTIAARPAVKRGRMVNRTSGDPAGQLRERHDASDFDTKTQDKLEAQS, encoded by the coding sequence ATGACCGACGCCCCCTACACGCCTCCCAAAGTCTGGACCTGGGACAAGGAAAACGGCGGCAAATTTGCCTCGACCAACCGGCCCATTGCCGGCCCCACCCATGAGAAGGAGCTCCCGACCGGCAAACATCCGTTCCAGCTCTATTCGCTGGCGACGCCGAACGGCCAGAAGGTCACGATCATGTTCGAGGAACTGCTCGCTGCCGGCCATACAGGCGCGGAATACGATGCATGGCTGATCCGGATCGACGGCAACCAGTTCGGTTCGGGTTTCGTCGATGTGAACCCTAATTCCAAGATTCCAGCTCTGATCGACCGCAGCGGCGACAAGCCGTTTCGCGTGTTCGAATCCGGCGCGATCCTGGTGCATCTCGCCGAGAAATTCGGCGCCTTCCTTCCAAAGGACGGCGAGGCGCGCGCCGAAACCCTGTCCTGGCTGTTCTGGCAGATGGGCAGCGCCCCCTTCCTCGGCGGCGGCTTCGGCCATTTCTATGCCTATGCACCGACCAAGATCGAATACGCCATCGACCGCTATGCGATGGAAACCAAGCGCCAGCTCGACGTGCTCGATCGCCAACTCACCAACAACGAGTTCATCGCCGGCAAGGACTACAGCATCGCTGACATGGCGATTTTCCCCTGGTATGGCGGCCTCGCAGAGAATGCGATCTATGGCGATGCCGGCACTTTCCTCGATGTGCAGAGCTACAAGAACCTGCAGCGCTGGACCGGGACCATCGCGGCACGACCTGCCGTGAAGCGCGGTCGCATGGTCAATCGCACCTCGGGCGACCCGGCCGGCCAGTTGCGCGAACGCCATGACGCCAGCGACTTCGACACGAAGACGCAGGACAAGCTCGAAGCGCAGAGCTGA
- a CDS encoding tripartite tricarboxylate transporter substrate binding protein, with protein sequence MAAALALTSVSARADYPDRPLRVIVPFAAGGATDVIARTVAQAMSVRLGQSIVVENKAGANGNIGGAAAARSEPDGYTLLMATSSHAINASLYQKLSYSLTRDFVALSNLASVPLLLVVHPSVPVNSVSELAVYAKANAARINYASGGVGTASHLSGEQFSTLAGSKITHVAYKGGAQALNDLIGGQVQIMFANLPEVLSLVQSGKLKALAVTGSARHAALPDVPAFAETPFPGMNARSWFGLFVPAGTPPAIVEKLSQTIVQSVADPAVQERLKGIGADPVGDDRATFQKYVNDEVARWAVLVAQSGATAE encoded by the coding sequence GTGGCCGCAGCATTGGCCCTCACGTCAGTCAGCGCGAGGGCCGACTACCCGGATCGTCCCTTGCGCGTCATCGTGCCGTTCGCCGCCGGTGGCGCCACCGACGTAATCGCACGCACCGTGGCGCAAGCCATGTCGGTCCGGCTCGGCCAGTCGATCGTGGTAGAAAACAAGGCCGGCGCGAACGGCAACATCGGCGGCGCCGCGGCTGCGCGCTCGGAGCCCGATGGCTATACGCTGCTGATGGCCACATCCAGCCACGCGATCAATGCATCGCTCTACCAGAAGCTCAGCTACAGCCTCACGCGCGACTTCGTGGCCTTGTCGAACCTGGCGTCGGTGCCCCTGCTGCTGGTGGTACATCCGTCGGTGCCGGTCAATTCGGTGAGCGAGCTCGCCGTTTATGCCAAGGCCAATGCCGCGCGCATTAACTATGCGTCGGGCGGCGTTGGCACCGCGTCCCACTTGTCCGGCGAGCAGTTCAGCACACTGGCGGGTTCGAAGATAACGCACGTGGCTTACAAAGGCGGGGCGCAGGCGCTCAATGATTTGATCGGCGGCCAGGTGCAGATCATGTTCGCCAATCTGCCCGAGGTTCTCTCTCTGGTGCAGAGCGGCAAGCTCAAGGCGCTTGCGGTGACTGGCAGCGCGCGCCACGCCGCCTTGCCCGACGTGCCAGCTTTCGCAGAAACGCCGTTCCCCGGCATGAACGCGCGCTCGTGGTTCGGCCTCTTCGTGCCGGCCGGCACGCCCCCCGCTATCGTCGAGAAGCTCTCGCAGACCATCGTTCAGAGCGTGGCCGACCCCGCCGTCCAGGAGCGGCTAAAAGGGATCGGCGCCGACCCCGTCGGCGACGATCGGGCGACATTCCAGAAATACGTGAACGACGAGGTGGCGCGCTGGGCCGTGCTTGTCGCGCAGTCCGGCGCCACCGCCGAATGA
- a CDS encoding NIPSNAP family protein — protein sequence MLLDVRTYTCRPGTIKKHLALYAEHGYEIQSRHLGKPLAYAQIETGNVNSYMHIWVYDSAADREAKRQGLQKDPAWADYLKISAEAAYLISQENQLMTPVSFFKP from the coding sequence ATGCTGCTTGACGTTCGCACCTACACCTGCCGCCCCGGCACGATCAAGAAACACCTGGCGCTGTATGCCGAGCACGGCTACGAAATCCAGAGCCGCCATCTGGGCAAGCCGCTCGCCTACGCGCAAATTGAGACCGGCAACGTCAACAGCTACATGCACATCTGGGTGTATGACAGCGCGGCCGATCGCGAGGCCAAGCGCCAGGGGCTACAAAAGGACCCGGCCTGGGCCGACTACCTGAAGATCAGCGCCGAGGCCGCCTATCTCATCAGCCAGGAGAACCAGCTGATGACGCCGGTATCATTCTTCAAACCGTAA